A window of Streptomyces profundus genomic DNA:
GACTGGAACGTGGCGCCCACCAAGGAGGTGTACGCCGTTCTGGAGCGGCCGGTGAAGGAGGCGGGGCCGACGCCGGTGCGCCAGCTGCGGAAGCTCCGCTGGGGCCTGCTGCCCTCCTGGGCCAAGTCGCCGGACGGCGCCGCCCGGATGATCAACGCCAGGGCGGAGACGGTGCATGAGAAGCCGGCCTACCGCCGCCCCTTCGTGGCCCGCCGCTGTCTGCTGCCGGCCGACGGGTACTACGAGTGGGTCACCGGCGACGCCGAGCGGGTCGAGGAGGAGAAGGGCAAGCGCAAGCGCCCGAGGAAGCAGCCGTACTTCGTCACTCCGCTCGACGGCTCCGTGATGGCGCTCGCCGGGCTCTACGAGTTCTGGCGCGACTCCTCCCTCCCGGACGACCACCCCGCGGCCTGGTGGGCCACCTGCACGGTGGTCACCACGGAGGCGGAGGGCACCCCGTTGCCGGAGCGGGCCGAGGGGGAGGCCGGGGAGGGGCCGCGCACGCTGGCCGACATCCATCCCAGGATGCCGCTGGCGCTGCCGCCGGAGCGGTGGGACGCCTGGCTGGATCCGGCGCTGCGGGAGCCGGAGGGGATACGCGGCCTGCTGACCCCGCCGCCGCCCGGGTCCTTCCGCGCCTACCCGGTGTCCACGCGGGTCAGCAATGTGCGCAACAACGGCCCCGAGCTGCTGGCCGAGCTGGCGGCCCCCGAGGAGGTCACCCTGTTCTGACGTCCTCCCCTGGGGCGTCGGCGAGCGCTTCCCTGGCCGCCATCAGGGCGAAGCCCAGCAGGTTCTGTCCGCGCCAGCGGGACGGCGAGGCCGCCCGTTCGTCGTCCGCCGTCAGGCCGATGCCCCAGATCCGGTCGAGGGGGCTCGCCTCGACGAGCACCCGGCCCGAGGTGGAGAGCAGGTAGTCGCGGAGTTCCGGGTGCTGGCCGAACTTCGCCGTGCTGGCCCGGACGACGATGGCGAAGCGTCGGGCGTGCCAGGTCTCCTCGTCGAAGGAGGAGACCTGCCGGCCCAGGTCCTTGGCCGCCCCTGGGTGCGGCGCCGCGAGGACGCGGGCGGCCGTCTCCTCGTCCCCGAAGAGCCGCGCCTTGGCCGCCATCATGTAGTGCTCGGCGCTCGGGTAGGCGACGCCCTCGACGGTGAACGGGACGGGCCACCACTGGCTGAGGCACCAGGGCCCTGGGCCCGCGCCCGGGCGGGCGCGATGCCCCCAGAAGTAGAGGTACTTGAGACGCTGCCCGTGCTGCCCGTGCTGTTCCCGCTGTTCCCGCTGTTCGAGACGGCACAGCTCCCGGAGGTCGCGGGGCGGCGGTTCGATGGAGCCCATGCCGTCAGCCTGACAGGGCCGCCGCCGGCCAGGCCACGCATTAAGCCCCGAGCCCGTGCCTGGCCGCCGGTGCCGCCCCGCGCCGCCCCCGCCACCGCGCCAGCCCGCCCCGCGCCGGGCCCCGCCAACCGGACAGTACCGATTATTTTCGAAATGTTTCCCGGGACTCGGTGCGAAGTCTTGACGGCCCCGACAGCGCTTTCTACAGTTCTCGCGCGGTAAGCGATTTTTTTCGAAATATTTCGATCGCGTGGCATGGCAGGCGACGGGAACAGCGCAGCGTGAAAGGAGCGGGGAACCCTATGGCCCCCGGAAGGCGGCAGGTGCTCGTGGTGCGCGGTGGCTGGGAGGGTCACCAGCCCCGAGAGACCACCAACCTCTTCATGTCCTTCCTCCGCGAGAACGGCTTTCGGATCCTGGTCGAGGAGTCCCTGGAGGTCTACGAGGACGAGAAACTGCTCGCCCAGACGGACCTGATCGTGCAGTGCTGGACGCTGGGCGACATCACCCGGGCGGAGAGCGAGGGCCTGGCCGCCGCCGTGCGCGGCGGCACCGGCTTCGCCGGGTGGCACGGCGGGATCCTGGACGCCTTCCCCGGCGAGCCGTCCTACCGGCTGCTGGTCGGCGGTCAGGCGGTGGTGGACATGCCGGGCCCCGACCGGCAGCGGGTGCGGCTCTCCGGCGAGCACCCCGACCATCCCGTCATCGCCGGACTGCGGGACTTCGACGTGCCGACCCCGCCCTACTGGGTGCACGCCGACCCGCTGAACGACGTGCTGGCGACCGTCACCTTCGAGGCGGACGAGGCCAGGGAACGCCCCGTCGCCATCCCCGCGGTGTGGACCAGGCGGTGGGGACGGGGACGGGTCTTCGTCTCCACCATCGGCCACGGCCTCGACGACTTCGCCGTCCCCGAGGTGCGCGCCATCACCGAGCGCGGCCTGCTGTGGGGCAGCCGCTGACCGAGGCCCGACCTGGCCGCCCCCGCCCCCGCCCCCTGGCCAGGTGACCGACCAGAGCCGTCCACCCGCGTAGCCCCCTACCCGCAGACTTCCCGCCCGTGGCCCCGCCGCGCGGCGGGGGACCGGGCTGGTCCGGCCCCTGGCCGACCCACCCGCCCAGCAGGGTCCTCACGCCCGGGGAGCCGCCCCGGAACCGCGAAGGAGCCCAACACCCCCACCTGTTCAGTGAGGAGCAGTGTTGAGAGCAAAAGCCCAGCGAACGCTCAGACCAGCGGCGCGCGTGGCCGCCGTCTCCCTGGCCCTACTGGTGGGTGCCGGCGTCGCCGTCGCGCACCCGGGCCATGGAGCTGAGACCTTCAACGCCCTCGTCTTCAGCAAGACCGAGGGTTTCCGGCACGACTCCATCCCCGCCGGGATCGCCGCCATCGAGGCGCTCGGTGACGAGCACGGTTTCGATGTCACCGCCACCGAGGACGCGGCGGTCTTCAACGACGAGGAGCTGGCTCAGTACGAGGTCGTCATCTGGCTCTCCACCACGGGTGACGTGCTGGACGACGACCAACAGGGCGCCTTCGAGCGCTATATCTCCGCGGGTGGCGGCTACGCCGGTGTGCACGCGGCGGCCGACACCGAGTACGACTGGCCCTGGTACGGCGAGTTGGTTGGCGGCTACTTCGCCGGCCACCCCGAGCCGCAGACCGCCACCATCCAGGTGGAGGACGCCGACCACCCGTCGACCGCCTCGCTGCCCGCCGAGTTCGAGCGGCACGACGAGTGGTACGACTACGCGCCCAACCCGAGGGACGACGCACGCGTCCTCGCCACGTTGGACGAGAGCAGCTACAACGGCGGCACCATGGGGGACGATCACCCGATCTCCTGGTGCAAGGACGTCGACTCGGGGCGCGCCTGGTACACGGGCATGGGCCACACCCAGGAGTCCTTCGAGGAGCCCGAGTTCCTCGCGCATCTGCTCGGCGGCATCCAGTCCGCGGCCGGTGTGGTGGCGGCCGACTGCGCCGGCTCCACCGAGCCGCTGGACGAGGGCTTCGAGAAGGTGACGCTGGACGACAACACCAGCAACCCGATGGAGCTGGCGGTCGCCGACGACGGCCGCGTCTTCTACATCGACCGCAACGGCGCCGTGAAGGTGATCGGCACGGACGGCTCGGTGGCCACCGCCGGCACGCTCGCCGTCTACACCGGGCAGGAGTTCGGTCTGCTGGGCATCGCCCTGGACCCGGGCTTCGCCGACAACGGCTGGCTCTACCTCTACTACTCGCCGGCCGGCACCGAGGAGATCGACCGCGTCTCCCGGTTCACCGTCCAGGGCGACACGCTGGACCCGGCGAGCGAGCAGGTGGTCCTGGAGGTCGGCACCCAGCGTCAGGAGTGCTGCCACGCCGGTGGGGCCCTGGAGTTCGACACCCAGGGCAACCTCTACATCGCGACCGGCGACAACACCAACCCGTTCGCCTCGGACGGCTACACGCCGATCGACGAGCAGGAGGGGCGTGCCGCCTGGGACGCGCAGGGCACCTCGGCCAACAGCGCGGTGCTCAACGGGAAGGTGCTGCGCATCACCCCGCAGCCGGACGGGAGTTACACCATCCCCGACGGGAACCTCTTCGCCGAGGGCACGGAGAACGCCAGGGCCGAGATCTATGCCATGGGCTTCCGCAACCCGTTCCGGATCGGCATCGACCCGACCACCGACGGCCTCTACGTCGCCGACTACGGGCCCGACGCCGGCAATGTGAGCGAGGACCGGGGCCCCGACGGCCGGGTCGAGTGGAACATCGTCAACGAGCCGGGCTTCTACGGCTGGCCCTACTGCGTCGGCGACAACACCCCGTACATCGACTACGACTTCGCCACCAGCACCTCGGGCGACGCGTTCGACTGTGCGGCGCCGGTCAACGACTCGCCGAACAACACCGGGGTGACGGAGCTTCCGGCCGCCATCCCGGCGGAGCTGTGGATGGGCAAGTCCACCACGGGCTCGCCGGAGATCGGCGGCAGCGGCGCCCCGATGACCAGCGGTGCCTACGCCTTCGACCCGGAGCTCGACTCGGACCGCAAGTGGCCGGCGGACTTCGACGGCAACGTGGTGTTCGCCGACTGGAACGACAGCCGGCTGTTCTCCCTCCAGCTCGACGACGCGCGTGACTCGGTCACCGAGGTGACGCGGATCTTCGAGGACATCGGCTTCAACCGTCCGCACGCCCTGGAGTTCGGCCCCGACGGCGCGCTCTACATCATCGAGTGGGGCAGCGGCTTCGGCGGCGACAACAGCGACTCCGGC
This region includes:
- a CDS encoding ThuA domain-containing protein, translating into MRAKAQRTLRPAARVAAVSLALLVGAGVAVAHPGHGAETFNALVFSKTEGFRHDSIPAGIAAIEALGDEHGFDVTATEDAAVFNDEELAQYEVVIWLSTTGDVLDDDQQGAFERYISAGGGYAGVHAAADTEYDWPWYGELVGGYFAGHPEPQTATIQVEDADHPSTASLPAEFERHDEWYDYAPNPRDDARVLATLDESSYNGGTMGDDHPISWCKDVDSGRAWYTGMGHTQESFEEPEFLAHLLGGIQSAAGVVAADCAGSTEPLDEGFEKVTLDDNTSNPMELAVADDGRVFYIDRNGAVKVIGTDGSVATAGTLAVYTGQEFGLLGIALDPGFADNGWLYLYYSPAGTEEIDRVSRFTVQGDTLDPASEQVVLEVGTQRQECCHAGGALEFDTQGNLYIATGDNTNPFASDGYTPIDEQEGRAAWDAQGTSANSAVLNGKVLRITPQPDGSYTIPDGNLFAEGTENARAEIYAMGFRNPFRIGIDPTTDGLYVADYGPDAGNVSEDRGPDGRVEWNIVNEPGFYGWPYCVGDNTPYIDYDFATSTSGDAFDCAAPVNDSPNNTGVTELPAAIPAELWMGKSTTGSPEIGGSGAPMTSGAYAFDPELDSDRKWPADFDGNVVFADWNDSRLFSLQLDDARDSVTEVTRIFEDIGFNRPHALEFGPDGALYIIEWGSGFGGDNSDSGVYRLDYVQGNRSPVAKITADRTSGPAPLEVNFDSEGSHDPDGTPVTFAWDFDGDGTVDSTEATGSHTYTEPGGYTARLTVTDADGSSAVSNLTIVSGNTAPVIEVTAPVDGGYFDFGDTIAYEVSVTDAEDGEVDCQDVVVQPGLGHDEHSHGYEQYRGCSGTFPLPGDEGHIGANIFGTVTVTYTDQGNGDAPALTTQEVLVLQPKHREAEYFDSTGRIESAGGGGDPGVSIEDTGDSAGGGKNIGHIDDGDWWAWEPANLTNIDEIGLRAATNQLGATVEVRTGNPDTGPTVATIEMESTGDWQVYQDFTGAVSGDSVTESGTLYFVKTTGELNVNWVEFIGQGITED
- a CDS encoding ThuA domain-containing protein, which translates into the protein MAPGRRQVLVVRGGWEGHQPRETTNLFMSFLRENGFRILVEESLEVYEDEKLLAQTDLIVQCWTLGDITRAESEGLAAAVRGGTGFAGWHGGILDAFPGEPSYRLLVGGQAVVDMPGPDRQRVRLSGEHPDHPVIAGLRDFDVPTPPYWVHADPLNDVLATVTFEADEARERPVAIPAVWTRRWGRGRVFVSTIGHGLDDFAVPEVRAITERGLLWGSR
- a CDS encoding SOS response-associated peptidase gives rise to the protein MCGRYAASRRPEDLAGLFDVELLDPAEPLSADWNVAPTKEVYAVLERPVKEAGPTPVRQLRKLRWGLLPSWAKSPDGAARMINARAETVHEKPAYRRPFVARRCLLPADGYYEWVTGDAERVEEEKGKRKRPRKQPYFVTPLDGSVMALAGLYEFWRDSSLPDDHPAAWWATCTVVTTEAEGTPLPERAEGEAGEGPRTLADIHPRMPLALPPERWDAWLDPALREPEGIRGLLTPPPPGSFRAYPVSTRVSNVRNNGPELLAELAAPEEVTLF
- a CDS encoding NADAR family protein, encoding MGSIEPPPRDLRELCRLEQREQREQHGQHGQRLKYLYFWGHRARPGAGPGPWCLSQWWPVPFTVEGVAYPSAEHYMMAAKARLFGDEETAARVLAAPHPGAAKDLGRQVSSFDEETWHARRFAIVVRASTAKFGQHPELRDYLLSTSGRVLVEASPLDRIWGIGLTADDERAASPSRWRGQNLLGFALMAAREALADAPGEDVRTG